The Gloeobacter violaceus PCC 7421 DNA window TTTCGGGAGTGCCTCTTTCAAAAGCTTGCAGATCTTGTGAACATAACCCGGCATCGGGAATTTAAGCCAGCACTCGGGGGGCTGCCAGGTGTGTTCACGGCAGTCAAAAACCTTCGGCAGCGCAGCCGGAGCGGCAATCCACTGTGCCCGCAGTACTTGGGCTGTCAGATGGCGGTGGGTAAATTCGTGCTCCACCTGCCCCAGCCGCTCAAGCGATTCCAGGCGATTGCCAAAGGCCACTCGGACGGTTTCTTCCGGCTCGCCGCCGCCAACTGATTCGACAAACGGAAATTCCCAGAGCCCAGCGAGCAATCCCCGCTCCGGTCGGCGGACAAGTAAGAATTTTCCCTGGCACTCGATCGCGACGCTGACCCCTGCGATCTCGGAGCGCACCGCGCGGGCGGGGCGAACCGGAAAGTGCGTGGGATCTCCCGAGCGGCGCCCCAGACAATCGACTTGCCACGGACAGAGCAGACACAGAGGAGATCTTGCTGTACAAACTGTCGCTCCTAGATCCATCAACGCCTGATTGAAGTTGTGGGGAGCTTGCGGGTCTACCAGCCGCTGTGAGATCTCCCAAAGCTTCGCTTCTGCCCGCGCAGGAGGATCGCCCACCGCGAACAGGCGCCCCAGTACCCTGCGGGCGTTGGCATCGAGGATTGCTTCACACCGGCCGAAGGCACTGCTTGCGATTGCACCTGCCGTCGAGCGGCCGATACCCGGCAGCGCTTGTTGCAACTGCTGGGCGGTCTCGGGAAAAACTCCGCCGTGCTCTTTGACAATCACCTGCGCGGCTTTATGGAGGTTGCGCGCCCGGGTGTAGTAGCCCAGGCCCTCCCAGAGCTTAAGCACCGCCTCCAGCTCGGCGGCGGCAAGAGCCGCGACGGTCGGCAGAGCCGCAAGCCACCTTTGGTAGTAGGGCAGGACCGTTTTCACCTGGGTCTGCTGAAGCATGATCTCCGAAATCCAGATGGCATAAGGATCACGGGTACGGCGCCAGGGCAAATCTCGACCCATGCGGCCGTACCATTCCAACAGTTGGGCCCGCAGCCGGACGACCTGTTCGGGCTCGGAGCAGTTGTTGAGCGATGGTTTTGCACTGCTGTATCCCACAACTTGCCCGTCCCTTCAAAGACCTTTGACAGGCTAGCATCGTCCCCCCGCGGCCAATAAAACAAACGCTGCAGCACAACAGAGGCGAAACTTCCGCACTTTCAGCTCTGCATCCACAAATCATTGCCGCTCAGGCCCTGCCAAGGATGTTCGAGACATGGGCAGCCTGGAATCGGCACTGTGAGCCTGGGGCAGTGTTACGATCTGTAATCAAGCGTCGGACACGGAAGGGAGCAGCTTTGGAGCGTAAGAAGGCCATTGTCATCGGTTCGGGTGTCGGCGGGCTTTCGCTGGGGATCCGTCTGCAGAGCCTCGGGTTTGACACGACGATCTTCGAGAAGCTGGACGGACCGGGCGGGCGGGCCTACGTGCGCCGCGCCGAGGGCTTCACCTTCGACATGGGGCCGACGGTGATCACCGTGCCCCACTTTATCGAGGAACTGTTCGCCCTTGAACGGGATCAACCTGCACTCGATAAGCCGGACTTTCCGGCAGCTGTCCTGGATGAAAACCGCCGAATCACCTCGGGGGTGAGCGGGGGACCGGCCACCTCGAAGTATGTCCAGATCATTCCGATTTTGCCCTTCTACCGCATTTACTTCGACGACGGGACACACTTTGACTACGACGGCGATCCCGAGCGCACCCGCGAGCAGATCCGCGCCATCGCACCGGAAGATCTCGAAGGCTACGAGCGCTTTCACCGCGACGCGCGGGCCATCTTCGAGCGCGGTTTTCTGGAGCTGGGATTTACCTACTTTCGCGACGTGCCCTCGATGCTGCGCATCGCCCCGGATCTGGTGAAGCTGGATGCGGTGCGGCCGTTGTTTTCGTTCGTGAAGCGCTACTTCAAAAGCGACAAGCTCCGGCAGGTCTTCAGCTTTGAGCCCTTGCTGGTGGGCGGCAACCCGCTCGCGGTGCCCGCCATCTACGCGATGATCCATTTTGTCGAGAAGACCTGGGGTATCCACTTCGCCATGGGCGGCACGGGGGCACTCGTGCGCGGCTTCGTGCGCAAATTCGAAGAACTGGGCGGGACGATGCGCTATGGGAGCGAAGTCGCCCGCATCGAAATCGAAGGCAGCGGCAAGCATCGCCGGGCCACCGCCGTTGTGCCGGCGGACGGCAGCCGCCACCCGGCGGACCTCGTCGCTTCCAACGGCGATTACGTCAACACGTACTTGAAGCTCATCGACCGCGTCCACCGGCCGAGCCACCCGGACATACGCCTGAAGCTCGCGCGCCAATCGATGTCGCTGCTGGTCGTTTACTTCGGCTTTCGCTCGGACGGATTGAATCTAGACCTCAGACACCACAACATCATCCTCGGTCCGCGTTACGAAGAATTGCTCAAGGACATCTTCGGCCGGAAGATCCTAGCGGAGGACTTCTCGCAGTACCTGCACATTCCTTCGATTACCGACCCGAGCCTGGCGCCGCCGGGGCACCACTGCGCCTATACCCTCGTACCCGTCCCCCACAACGGCAGCGGCCTCGACTGGTCGAAACTCGCCGATCCTTTCGTAGACCGGGTGCTGCGCTTTTTGGACGAGCGCGGGTATATTCCGGGGCTGGGCGAGCGGCTCGTCTACAAGAGCTTCATCACCCCCGACTACTTCGAGCACACGCTCAACAGCCGGCTGGGCAACGGCTTCGGCATCGAGCCGGTGCTGTGGCAGTCGGCGTACTTTCGCCCCCACAACAAAAGCGAAGACATCGCCAACTTCTACTTAGTCGGCGCCAACACCCAACCCGGCGGCGGTACCCCGGCGGTGATGATGTCCGCCAAGATGACGGCCCGGGAGATCGCCCGCGACTTCGATATTCCCTTTGATGTCGTGGATAGACCGCAGGTGCGCGGGACGGTCGCGAAGTAGGTCGGCTGGGTATATTACTGGAAGTGCCTATCGGCGCGAGACACGCGAAGCGGGGAGGAGCAGCATGACTTCCAAAGCGGATTTTTCGGCCGGGGAGTGGCGCCTGTTGCGGGAGACGCCCCTCAGCATCGGGGCGGCGGTGATGGTGGCAGATACCGCGAGCGGTTTTTTCGGGATGCTCCAGGAGGGCGTGGCCCTCGCCATGGGAGCGATTGCCTGCGCCGCCGATTTTCCCGACAACGTCATTATCAAAGGCATCCTCTCCGAGGAAAAGCAACTGGACACCAAGCCCCGCCTCGATAGCCCCGAAGCGCGCACCCAATTCAAAGCCGAGACGCTCGATCTGTGCCGCCGAAGTGTGGCCCTGCTCGCCGAAAAAGCCACCCCTCAGGAAGCCGAGCAGTACCGCCGCTGGCTCGCGGCCATCGCCCGTAAGGTGGCCGAGGCCGCCAAAGAAGGCGGATTTATGGGTATCGGCGGCAAGCGGGTGAGCGAGGCGGAGGCGGTTTATCTGACAGAAATCGACACTGCCCTCGGCGTGGGGACGCAGGCCGGTTGAATGCCCAAAGCAATTGCCATCGGCATCGTGTGCTTCGCAGGCAAAGTGCTCATCGATCGCAGGCCCGTGGACGCGGCGCTGGGTGGGTTGTGGGAGTTTCCCGGCGGCAAA harbors:
- the mutY gene encoding A/G-specific adenine glycosylase, with translation MGYSSAKPSLNNCSEPEQVVRLRAQLLEWYGRMGRDLPWRRTRDPYAIWISEIMLQQTQVKTVLPYYQRWLAALPTVAALAAAELEAVLKLWEGLGYYTRARNLHKAAQVIVKEHGGVFPETAQQLQQALPGIGRSTAGAIASSAFGRCEAILDANARRVLGRLFAVGDPPARAEAKLWEISQRLVDPQAPHNFNQALMDLGATVCTARSPLCLLCPWQVDCLGRRSGDPTHFPVRPARAVRSEIAGVSVAIECQGKFLLVRRPERGLLAGLWEFPFVESVGGGEPEETVRVAFGNRLESLERLGQVEHEFTHRHLTAQVLRAQWIAAPAALPKVFDCREHTWQPPECWLKFPMPGYVHKICKLLKEALPKVSVD
- the crtI gene encoding 15-cis-phytoene desaturase CrtI — its product is MLRSVIKRRTRKGAALERKKAIVIGSGVGGLSLGIRLQSLGFDTTIFEKLDGPGGRAYVRRAEGFTFDMGPTVITVPHFIEELFALERDQPALDKPDFPAAVLDENRRITSGVSGGPATSKYVQIIPILPFYRIYFDDGTHFDYDGDPERTREQIRAIAPEDLEGYERFHRDARAIFERGFLELGFTYFRDVPSMLRIAPDLVKLDAVRPLFSFVKRYFKSDKLRQVFSFEPLLVGGNPLAVPAIYAMIHFVEKTWGIHFAMGGTGALVRGFVRKFEELGGTMRYGSEVARIEIEGSGKHRRATAVVPADGSRHPADLVASNGDYVNTYLKLIDRVHRPSHPDIRLKLARQSMSLLVVYFGFRSDGLNLDLRHHNIILGPRYEELLKDIFGRKILAEDFSQYLHIPSITDPSLAPPGHHCAYTLVPVPHNGSGLDWSKLADPFVDRVLRFLDERGYIPGLGERLVYKSFITPDYFEHTLNSRLGNGFGIEPVLWQSAYFRPHNKSEDIANFYLVGANTQPGGGTPAVMMSAKMTAREIARDFDIPFDVVDRPQVRGTVAK